The DNA window GTCGCGAGTGTCACCGGGTCAACGATCCTGATAACGAGACTTGCGACGCCTGCAACTCCTCGTCGCTGACCGAAGACTGGGCGGGCTACGTCGTCATCGCCCACCCCGAAGACAGCGAGATCGCAAGCGAGATGCAGGTCACCGAACCGGGCGCGTACGCGCTCAAGGTCCGGTAACGAATCGTGTCTCGCGACGAACACACGTCGGAGTCGGCCGCCGCTGACGCCGACGACCAGCGACTGGTTCTTCCAGACGAACTCCGACACGAACTCAAAGGCCCGATGGGCCCCAT is part of the Natronorubrum sediminis genome and encodes:
- the spt4 gene encoding transcription elongation factor subunit Spt4, producing the protein MASDRLVCRECHRVNDPDNETCDACNSSSLTEDWAGYVVIAHPEDSEIASEMQVTEPGAYALKVR